The genomic window TTCTCGCCAGTTTGCCGGCCAGCCGGTTTGAACCCGGTAGCCAGCGCATATACCTCTCGCGAACGCGCGCGGGAGGCCTTAGGTTTACGCATACTTACGCGTGTAAATTCCGTGCGCAAGCCACGTAGGTAATCGTCGAAGCCTGTTCCCTGGAACAACTTGATTAAAAACGCTCCGCCCGGTTTGAGCCAGTGCCTTGAGAAATCAAGCGCCAGTTCGGCCAGATCCATCGCCCGGATCTGGTCGGCCAGTGCCACACCACTCATATTGGGGGCCATGTCCGACAGCACAAGATCGAGCTTCTTTCCATCCAGTCGCGATTCCAACTCCCGCAAGACGCTTTCTTCACGAAAATCGCCCTGCAGGAAATCGACCCCGCCAATACCTTGCATAGGCAGGATATCCAGCGCTACCACCGTACCACTATCGCCCAGCCGCTGCCGGACCAATTGCGACCAGCCACCCGGCGCAGCCCCTAGATCGACCACGCGCATGGCGGGCTTTAGCAAGTTGTCGCGTTCGATCAGCTCTTCCAGCTTGAAGACGGCACGCGAACGCAGGCCCTCGGCTTGGGCTTTCTTTACGTAAGGGTCGTCAAAATGCTCCCGCAGCCAGCGGGAACTGCTCTTGCTGCGAGGCATGGTGGCAACGGCCGGGAACAGGGGTGTCCATGATACCCTTTACGGTCATCCTGCCGCGAATCTGAAACTGAACACATGGCCATTTCCCCGTCGCAACGGCGCTATATGCGCAGCCTCGCCCACGACCTTCACCCAGTGATCCTGCTGGGCGCCAAGGGCGCGACCGAAGCCGTGGTGAAGGAACTCGACCTGGCGCTGTCGCATCACGAGCTGGTGAAGGTGAAACTTTCCGGTGGCGACAAGAAAGAGCGTGAAGCGCAGATCAGTACCTTGATCGATGGCACCGGGGCTGAAAACGTGCAACAGATTGGTCATATCGTGGTGCTGTTCCGGCGCAACGAAGACGATCCTCGTCTGGCATTGCCGCGCTGAGGAATTGCCATGGATTTGTCGCTGGACCGGCCGGGTGACTTTCTTTTCGTACGCCGAGTCACTCCCCATGCCGTCACCGTGGTGGATCGCGAACTGACCGCCAGCTTCCTGCTGGCGCCCGAGCGTGCCGTGGAACAGTGGCCGGTTACCAATGCTGCGCATCTGGACGAAAGCCACGTCGAAGGCATCCTGGAATTGAAACCCGAGGTCGTGCTACTGGGCACGGGCAACCGGCAACAGTTTCCTCCGGCGGCCTTCATGGCGGGTTTCCTGCGCCGGGGCATCGGCATTGAAGTGATGGACAACGCTGCCGCCGCACGCACCTACGGCTTGCTTGCTGGCGAAGGTCGACGCGTCGTCGCCGCATTTATCCTGCCGTAGTCATTAGGGCCCGGCCTCGGGCCCTCGCCTCTTTCATCAACGCGACGGCAGGTAATCGAGCGGATCCACGGGACTACCGTCCTTGCGGATCTGGAACTGCAATTCATCGCGCGCGCTGCCGCTCGAACCCATCTCGGCAATTTGCTGGCCTGCCTTCACCTGTTGTCCTTCGGTCACCAGGCGTTTGCGGTTGTGACCGTAAGCGGACAGGAAACTGTCGTTGTGCTTGATGATGATCAGCTCGCCATAGCCAACCAGGCCATTGCCGCTGTACACCACCACACCATCGGCCGCCGCGACCACTGGATCACCTTCCTTGCCCGCGATGTCGACGCCAGGAATCGCTGCGCTGGCCTGGAAACGACCCACCACAGAACCGGATGCCGGCCAGCGCCATTTCACACCGCCAGCTGTGCGCGTACCGCCAGCAGCCACGATAGGTGTTGCCGCTGCAGCCACTACCGGTGCAGCCGGCGGTGGCGTAGAAACACCAGCGACCGGCACCACCGTGGTGGTGGTCGCCGCCGACGGCGGACCGGGCGGCGGAGGCGTGGTCACTGGCGCAGTTTGCACAGTCTGGAACACGGGCGCCGGAGCGCCAGCAGGCGGCGGGGGTGGCGCGGGCGGCGGTGCTTTGGCGATCACCACCACCGGCGGCGCATGTCCAGGAGCCGGGCCACCATTCCCAGGCAGTTTCAGCACTTGCCCCGGCCAGATGGTGTACGGTGGGGCGACCCCGTTTAGCTGGGCGACCTCACGAAAATCCGTGCCGTTGCGGAACGCAATCGAATAAAGCGTATCGCCCTTGACGACGGTGTAGGTGCCGGGCGCATTACCGGCTTGTATCGGCCGCACGATGGCTTGCCCGCCTGGGGGCTGCTGGACCACAACCGTGCGAGCACAACCGGTCATGAGAATCGCTATCGTGATAAGTGCAGACCATCGCATCAATCCATTCATGCGAGGCAGCATAACGGGGTCGTACAGAGTTTTCATGCGGCCTGATCGTAAAAGATGGTAGGCCGTTAATGGGTCGCTCGGAAAACTCATATGCGTTTTTTCCAACCCCCACCTTGCCCAGTGAAGCATGCCTGGAAAACCTGGGTGCGCTAGTGCTTGAGAACCCACCATCCAGCCAGCACGGCAAGCACCACCAGAGCAGCCCAGCCAATCCACTCGATGTGCTTGTGCAGGATGCGTTCGGCACGTTCGCCGAATAGACGGATCAGCAACGCCAGCAGCCATACCCGCTTGCCGCGGCCAAGCAGTATGCAGACGAGGAAGGGAATGATGGGCACGCCGACGATACCTGCCGCCCAGGTGACGAACTTCATCGGCACCACCGGTTGCAGTGCAGCTAACATCAGCACTAGCAGCAATTCCAGCCAATGTTGATTCATCTGCGTGCGCAGGTTTTCCACGCCGGTCTGGATCGGATCATAGAGATGCAGCGACTGCAGCAACGGAGTCAGCGCATGGAAAGCCCAGTGCCCCAGCGAGTAACCGACGATTGAGCCCAGCAGCGAGAACAGCAGGCTGATGTTGGCGTAGAAAAAGGCTTTATGTCGCTTGCCGAGCATCATCGGCGCCAGCATCACTTCCGGCATGATCGGAAAGATGAAGGCTTCGACGAAGCTCAATCCGCACAGGTAATAGATCGCCCTGGAATCGCGCGCCCAGACCAGAACGCGCGCATATAACTTTCCGAACAGACGCATCAGCCGATGCCGCCCAGCAAGGGTACGAAACTCACCGCGGCCAATTCTTCCTGCACAAAATCTCCTTTGCCATCGCCGCGCATGCGGATCAGTGTTTGGCTACTGGGGGAGCCGACCGGCGCGACCAACACGCCATCGGGACTCAGTTGATCAAGTACCTGGGTAGGAATGGCGTCACCAGCGGCAGTCAGCATGATGGCGTCGAACGGCGCCTCCGCCGCCCAGCCAAGCTTGCCGTCATCGTGACGCGAGCGGATGTTCTCGATGCCCAGCTGGCGAAAGCGCCGACGCGCCTGGCGCAGCAGCTCTTCGATGCGCTCCACGGTAAAGACCTGTGGTACCAGGTTGGCGAGCACCACCGCCTGATAACCCGAGCCAGTGCCGATCTCCAACACTTTCTGCGGACGACCGGATTTTGCTTCAAAAGGCTCCAGCAATGCCTCGGTCATGCGCGCTACCACCCACGGCTGGGAGATAGTCTGGCCGTGGCCAATGGGCAACGCTGTGTTTTCATAAGCGCGCGAATGCATGGCCTGATCGATAAAGTGGTGACGCGGAAGATTGCGCATCACATCGATCACACGCTGATTGCGGATGCCTTCTTCCTTCAACTTGGCAACAAGACGATCGCGTGCGCGCTGCGAGGTCATGCCCTCGCCTTTCAATGCCGATGGCGGCAACGGATGCATCATGCTGCTTTACCGTCCGCTTTATCAGTCATGCCTTGAGTCAACGTCTGCACCCAGCTGCTTACCTTTTCCAGTGCCTGGAAGCGGGTGAGATCCACATGGATGGGCGTCACGGAAACGTAGCCGCGCTGCACGGCGTGGAAATCGGTGCCAGGGCCGGCATCGTCCACGTCGCCGGCCGGACCAATCCACCAGATGGTCTTGCCGCGCGGATCGGACTGCTTGATACACGGCGCGGAACGATGACGTTTGCCCAGCCGGGTGACTTCAAAACCCTTGATCTCTTCCCAGGGCAGATCCGGCACATTGACGTTGAGGATGGTGTCGGCCGGCAGCGGATCGACCAGCAGGCGCCCCATCAACAGCAGTACGGCCTTGGCTGCCGAATCGTAATGTTCGCCCTTGTGATCCTTGCTGACCAGCGACACGGCAATGGCGGGCAAGCCGAGAAAGCGCCCTTCCATCGCGGCGGAAACCGTGCCGGAATAAATCACGTCGTCGCCGAGGTTGGCGGAATTGTTGATGCCTGAAACGACGATGTCCGGCTCTTCCTCCAGCATGCCGGCCAGCGCCAAATGTACGCAGTCAGTCGGCGTGCCGGCGACACGGTAATAACCGTTTTCCATACGCAAGGCACGAATGGGCGCGTCGAGCGTGAGTGAATTGCTGGCGCCGGAGCGGTCCCGATCCGGGGCCACCACCGTTACCTCACCGACCGCGCCAAGGCGCTCGGCGAGCACGCGGATACCCGGGGCATCCACGCCATCGTCGTTGCTGACAAGAACTCGCATCATGATCCGTTCAAAACCAATTGCCAGCGTGCGGCCCGCAGGTGGCCAAGCACACTCCCTGGATCTTGGAGTCTAACCGAGCAGACCGCCGGTTTCACGGCCGCTCATCTATCCGTCCTATTCGCAAGATCCTCGCCGGCACCATCCGTCATTCGCTACGATCGCCGCATGAAGCGCCGCACGCCCACCACCGTCAATGAAGAGGACAGCCAGCTGTTTCGCGAGGCGATCGGCGAAGTAAGAAAATTTGATCCTGTCGCACCGGCTCCTGCGATGCCCAAGCCCGAACCCCGTCCACGCATGTTCGAAGCAGATGAAGCCGCGGTGCCGGGAGAATTGCTCGACATGGCCTTCGATCCGGCCTTGATGGAAGTCGGCGAGGAGCTGAGTTACCTGCGCGATGGCTATCCACCCAAGCTGCTACGCCAGCTCAAGCGCGGCCAGTACAGCGTGCAGGATGAGATTGACCTGCATCAGATGAATGCCGCGGCGGCGCAAGCAACGATCTCGGCTTTTCTTGCAGAGGCTGCCGACCATGGATTCCGCTGCGTACGCATCGTGCACGGAAAAGGGCTGCGTTCAAAGGCGGGCGGCCCGGTGCTGAAGATGCTGACGGATCGCCTGCTGCGCCGCCGTGACGATGTCGTTGCCTTCGCTTCTGCGCGTCCCATGCAGGGTGGCACGGGTGCGGTGGTCGTACTTTTGAAGTCCAGAGCCTAATTAATAGCTCGCGATGCCAATTTGCAGGCGACCCCGAATGCCTGACGAACACCGCGAGCTTGTAGCAAAACCATTCAGTACAGCCATTGCATGATCGAAGGTGAAAAGCAACCGTTGATCATAGGGGGATCTATGGATAGCAGGATCACAGCTACGTTGTTTACGGCGGCTCTGGCGCTCACGACTCAGATCGCAGCCCAACAAGCCACTCAGCCAACTGCATGGCATGACGGTTCGCCCACCTTCCTGGCGGCGAATAAGCCGGCGAAGGCTCCCTTCCCTACTTGGTATCTGGCTGCGCCATCCGCAAACGTTAGCGGACCTGCGCCAACCATCGCTGGCAGGCCGCTCGTCGACGACACTGCAGCCATTCCGTTCCAGGCGGATGCATGGAGAAGCAGTCGCCTACCTAATCG from Dyella caseinilytica includes these protein-coding regions:
- the yhbY gene encoding ribosome assembly RNA-binding protein YhbY; its protein translation is MAISPSQRRYMRSLAHDLHPVILLGAKGATEAVVKELDLALSHHELVKVKLSGGDKKEREAQISTLIDGTGAENVQQIGHIVVLFRRNEDDPRLALPR
- a CDS encoding peptidoglycan DD-metalloendopeptidase family protein; the protein is MTGCARTVVVQQPPGGQAIVRPIQAGNAPGTYTVVKGDTLYSIAFRNGTDFREVAQLNGVAPPYTIWPGQVLKLPGNGGPAPGHAPPVVVIAKAPPPAPPPPPAGAPAPVFQTVQTAPVTTPPPPGPPSAATTTTVVPVAGVSTPPPAAPVVAAAATPIVAAGGTRTAGGVKWRWPASGSVVGRFQASAAIPGVDIAGKEGDPVVAAADGVVVYSGNGLVGYGELIIIKHNDSFLSAYGHNRKRLVTEGQQVKAGQQIAEMGSSGSARDELQFQIRKDGSPVDPLDYLPSR
- a CDS encoding protein-L-isoaspartate(D-aspartate) O-methyltransferase; translation: MMHPLPPSALKGEGMTSQRARDRLVAKLKEEGIRNQRVIDVMRNLPRHHFIDQAMHSRAYENTALPIGHGQTISQPWVVARMTEALLEPFEAKSGRPQKVLEIGTGSGYQAVVLANLVPQVFTVERIEELLRQARRRFRQLGIENIRSRHDDGKLGWAAEAPFDAIMLTAAGDAIPTQVLDQLSPDGVLVAPVGSPSSQTLIRMRGDGKGDFVQEELAAVSFVPLLGGIG
- a CDS encoding YqaA family protein gives rise to the protein MRLFGKLYARVLVWARDSRAIYYLCGLSFVEAFIFPIMPEVMLAPMMLGKRHKAFFYANISLLFSLLGSIVGYSLGHWAFHALTPLLQSLHLYDPIQTGVENLRTQMNQHWLELLLVLMLAALQPVVPMKFVTWAAGIVGVPIIPFLVCILLGRGKRVWLLALLIRLFGERAERILHKHIEWIGWAALVVLAVLAGWWVLKH
- the rlmE gene encoding 23S rRNA (uridine(2552)-2'-O)-methyltransferase RlmE, whose protein sequence is MPRSKSSSRWLREHFDDPYVKKAQAEGLRSRAVFKLEELIERDNLLKPAMRVVDLGAAPGGWSQLVRQRLGDSGTVVALDILPMQGIGGVDFLQGDFREESVLRELESRLDGKKLDLVLSDMAPNMSGVALADQIRAMDLAELALDFSRHWLKPGGAFLIKLFQGTGFDDYLRGLRTEFTRVSMRKPKASRARSREVYALATGFKPAGRQTGENRA
- a CDS encoding Mth938-like domain-containing protein, producing the protein MDLSLDRPGDFLFVRRVTPHAVTVVDRELTASFLLAPERAVEQWPVTNAAHLDESHVEGILELKPEVVLLGTGNRQQFPPAAFMAGFLRRGIGIEVMDNAAAARTYGLLAGEGRRVVAAFILP
- a CDS encoding Smr/MutS family protein — protein: MKRRTPTTVNEEDSQLFREAIGEVRKFDPVAPAPAMPKPEPRPRMFEADEAAVPGELLDMAFDPALMEVGEELSYLRDGYPPKLLRQLKRGQYSVQDEIDLHQMNAAAAQATISAFLAEAADHGFRCVRIVHGKGLRSKAGGPVLKMLTDRLLRRRDDVVAFASARPMQGGTGAVVVLLKSRA
- the surE gene encoding 5'/3'-nucleotidase SurE, which encodes MRVLVSNDDGVDAPGIRVLAERLGAVGEVTVVAPDRDRSGASNSLTLDAPIRALRMENGYYRVAGTPTDCVHLALAGMLEEEPDIVVSGINNSANLGDDVIYSGTVSAAMEGRFLGLPAIAVSLVSKDHKGEHYDSAAKAVLLLMGRLLVDPLPADTILNVNVPDLPWEEIKGFEVTRLGKRHRSAPCIKQSDPRGKTIWWIGPAGDVDDAGPGTDFHAVQRGYVSVTPIHVDLTRFQALEKVSSWVQTLTQGMTDKADGKAA